GTATGGGTTAGTTAACGTGTCTAGGGCGACTGATCTGATGCGTGTTTGTTCTCTCGTAGGGGTGTGTATGATATTGTGATACAGAAGGATGGTGTCAGTCGCTGTGTGGGTCAGTATGATAACAAAGGCAGCTTTGGTGAACTCGCCCTCATGTACAACACGCCACGAGCTGCCACGATCATGTCCACACAGGAAGGGGCGCTGTGGGCTCTGGTAAGACTCATGATGTTAGACTTCCTGTCTGTTCAGAAGAGCATAAAGCATATTCCCCAGACTTCAGTGTGCTCGAAGCTGTATGTGAACACTCCTTTATCTTCTATATCTGTAAACtatataaatactaaataaacTACAATTTAATCCAACACAGTGTGATCAAACTGACAGCAgtttagatattatttttctGTAGTACTACTCTGGTTTCAAGTGAATATCATGCTTAAAATATTGTATAACCCATGCTTGATCAATAAAGGGTTTGTGCGGGACTGTTTTAGGAAATGAATTCCTCTTGGGAATGTTTATGGATGCACACCGGATCCTGTTTCCCATACTATTGATCAAGATAATCTTGTGTGCATATTCATCATGTTTTGTGCATTCAGGACAGGGCAACTTTCCACAGACTCATCGTGAAAAATAATGCCAAAAAGAGGAAAATGTACGAGAGTTTTATAGAGAGCGTGCCGCTACTGAAATCTCTCCAGGTGTGTGTTCAATGCTGAACTTTAATGGATGTTTAGATCCTGAAGATCAAACGCAGGATTACTGAACAATCTCTCTCCCTGTCAGTTATCGGAGCGAATGAAAATCGTTGACGTTGTGGGAATGAAAACCTTCCGAAACGGGGATCGGATTATAAGACAGGTCAGACTTCTTTAGCTTTACTTGTGTGATGTTTCTCCATTGATGTTGGGATGAATAAAGCAGCTTTGATTCACTCTCAGGGGGATGAAGCGGACTGCTTTTATATTGTGGAGTCTGGAGAAGTTCAAATCATGATCAGAAGCAAAGTAAGTTCAGTCTTCTGCTGTTTGATTCTGAACAGACTTTGCTCGTATATTGACATGCAGATGTTTGTGTCTGCAGACTCGAGCAGGTCAGAGGTCAAACGAGGAGGTGGAGATTGCCCGCTGCACCAGAGGACAGTATTTTGGGGAGTTGGCGCTGGTTACAAATAAACCCAGAGCTGCGTCTGTGTACGCATCAGGAGAGACGAGGTGTTTAGGTACAAAACTCCCCCATCAAACATGAAACAGTTTCTTCTGATCCTGACAGTTGTAAAGCAGATCCCACATAAACATGGTTATTACAAGGGAAATGTGTAACCGGAGCGTATTCAGAAATATCCTCAACACATCACCGGTTTGTGTGACTCCATGTAGGATTAAACGTTGAGTTATGTGACTTCTAAAGATCATATTGAGATCAATTCTTCATTAGAAATGTGCACCAGTTTGGGATCTGCAGAACGAGGTCATCACGGTTAAATAAAGGTCACATCATCTCTCATTTCCTCCCCTGAAACACCCTCAATTACCCcaaacacagtgtgtgtgtgaccgtATTCTGCTTGTGATTAAAAGAGAAATATTTACATGTAAGATATGATTAGTGATAGTGGTTTCCCTATGATAattaacactgtgtgtgtgtgtcagtgattgATGTGCAGGCGTTTGAGCGTCTGTTGGGTTCCTGTAAGGAGATTCTGCAGAGGAACATCTCACACTATGAGCATCAGCTGGTCGCTCTGTTCGGATCCAGTGATGATCTCAAACACTGAAGAAACGACGTCTCAACCTGTGGTTTTATCTTGCCCCATACAGTCATCATTAGAAGTGCAACATGTGAAGTAGTAATCCTCAGCATGTCTGTTCAGAACCTTAAACTAATGAGATTCATGTACTTCCTAGCCATCACCCTCATTTATCACATATTCTGTTATCCCTGAACTCTTTGATGAATAAACACTGAAATGAAAGCCATTTTATGGACCTTTTTTATTTGAGTAAGAAAATTTGAAGTGCCCGCAACAAACTCACCAAAGAGCTGCCAGCCCTAAATTCTCAAGTATTTACATCGCAAATGTTATTTTCTGTTACCATTATTTCAATCGTCCTTCTCTTCCAGATAAAGATGAACATAAAAGGCGACTCTTTTGGGCTTAGGTCAACTTGTCcaaggttttaaatatttaaaatattaacagTCCGGCAATCCAGGAACTCCATAAATCCTGCACGCTTGATGCCGAGACGGCGGGCACATGAAGCATGTGGGTGATCGCAGAAATCTCCCACCGTTCCATCCTCGACATGGACACCATGATTAATTAAAAACACGTATTAGTTTGTTACAATAACTTTATGATTCTTCGAAAAAATAGACTCAAATCACCAAAATGAAGAAAATGTCAGTTCAGGTCTGTCACTTGTCCATCAAGACATCCTGATTTTTTCCATGAACGAAAGTGAAACTGATCAATAAATACAAACACTGCAGACACATGATGATTCTGTACAGAAACGCAGACAGAGGAAGCAGCCGCGGATCAGAGACACAAGAAAAGATCTGTTGACGAGTCGGAGACGTGGAAGGAGCTTTTACAGAATATAAATCTCACAGATCCGAGTCAGCTGTGGTCCTCGAGACATCCGAGCGTTCAGGGCAGCTGATCACACAGAAGTGATGACAATCATAAGGTGTGGAGAGATACTGGAGATCTGGCTGAGAAGGTCTGGAGCAAGACGAGAGAGGTGACTCTCAGAGAACTCACATGGTGGAAATATCTGCAACACGTAGGCAGGCTGCACATGGAGGGAAACGTTTGAGTTAATATGTTGACCTGGCCAAACGGATACTGTATACGTGCAATAATAGTGAAGCACTCACCAGATTGGAGCCAGGATTGGGCACATTGATGATGCCAGCAGCCAGTTTGGCCTGCAAGTAATTAATGAAGGCAGATTTGAGTGCCTGAGTCTGGTTCAGCACGTCTTCCTGGTCAAGACCGCACGGCATGGCCAACAGCAGGCAGAAATCACTCTCGCCCTGGAAACAGCACACACATTTATCTAACAACAGCACAGACAAACTAGTTGAAAATGCCTACAATTATTATACACATTATGTCTTAATAATAGATGAGTTTAATCCAGAATGTCGTGAAATTGTTTGGCACGAAGCACACAGCTACGCACCGTCATTCTGCGAGCGACTCCCTCTAACTGCTGCGCCTCTAGCCTCATCCTCTGTACAATACGGAGCATCCCTCCACTCTCTGGGACAGGCAAAGAGCGCAGCCCAAGAGCTTTGTTTCCACATAGAAAGTGCAACTGAACAGCTGCAGTGTCATTCTTCAGTGCCAGCAGGCCTTGCCACACAATTGGGTATTTCTGTACAACACAAACATAACCAGTGTATCTTTAGGGTCTCAGAGTGGCCtaggtgtccaaatactttatgGAATCACTCTGTATACTTCTCAGTAGCATTTGAGACTCACAGTCAGAAGCTGCACCATGTTCACAGGCTTCTTTCCAACCGAATCCAGTTTAGCTTCAGCCTGTGCCTGGCTCGTCTCCATTTCTTGAACAccctttgtttaaaataaaaaataaaagtacacatttattTCATAGAACCAAACAGCCCAAAGCAAGCACATATTTAAGAATAAAGAAGAATTCAAACTTACCTGTGATTGTGGGATGCTGTGGGGGGACTGGCTCATCCCCAATGGAGAACTATCAGCAAACTGAGTGTGGGCAGGCCGTAGGTTTGTGTACATGGCTGGATATTCAGGGAAGGATGCTCCAGCTCCTGCTGGCATTAGCTGGACTCTCTGAGGAGACGTCATGGGATGCATTGCACTACGAATTGCCATCATTCCTTCCTTACTAGAGGGTGATTGTGATCTATTCAACTCCGACGTTTTAGCAGGATCCTTCTCAGATACTCCTTTTGCTAACAGGTGTGGGCGAGGAGAGAGAGACGCTGCCATGCTGGTAGGGGTTGAAGGCGCTATGCTTTCAGGGATGTGTCCCTGGTGTAATTCTGCCTGTGGACGATCACTCTGCTGGTGGTGCATGAGTACTCGCATGTCTCTTGATATGTTGAATCGTTCGAGCGGTAAACCGCTGTGCAGAGCTCCACGGTATTCTGCTGGTGTGGATTCTGGTTTCAGTTGAGCAGCAGGTGGTCTTCCGAGTGCTGCGTGGAAACGTCTCGCTTCCTCCTCCCCTCCTTCATGGCTCCTTGCATTGGCTGGGATAACTTTAAGGACCATTTCCCTGTTTCCCACAGCCTGAGGAGATGTGGGACGTTGCTGGCCAGGAGGCCAAGAGGAAGCGTGGCCCTCAGAGTGAATCCCATAGTTCATCATAGAGAGAGGCGGCGTGTTCACTCTTACCTCACCCTGTGCAAGGTGTCCTATCGGGCCAACGCGGTGTGGCGACATTCTTCCGATGCTGACATGAGCATTGTGTGGAGGCATGATCACAGACTGCTCAGAGTGATGAACGGTGGGAACATACTGAGACAGAGTGGGTAATCCAGACGGAAGGACCATAGACACGCCTTTTGGAGATGAAGAGCCAATTGGAGATGATACTTTGGCAAAGGGAGAATGAGGGTGTCCAGACTTCCGTGGTGATCGCGGCTCCTGTTTAGGCTGAATGAGCGATGGAGCTCTGTCAGTGGGAGTGCCAGCCATAAACCCAACATGATTACCTGCTGCTGAGGGAAGATGTGGACTTAAAGCAGGACTAATAGTTGAGACCCAGGCAGGTTTAACACCATCCACACCCAAGGATTCCGGCCCATCTCCTTTCTTGGCATGTTTCATCACCATTGGGTATTCTGTGTGATGGTAACCCATGACCTGTGATGGGCCGGGTGTTTGTTGCAATCTTTTGACCACCCCACTTTGAACTGGAGTGTAGGGGGATTCTAACTTATCCAGAGCAGACTCTTGTTTAATTGTGGAGACATTTGGTTGTGGTTTTATGGAATGCCCATGATCTGAAGGAAGTGGGCATTTTGAAGTAGGTGGCTGGGAGGCACTATAAAGTTCCTGCTTGATCGGAGTCATGGGCACCAGTTGCTGTGACTCCATGTCCACAGCACTAGCTGGAGGGATCTGGCTGATTTTGGCACTAATACGATGCTTCCCCTCCATCTTCTGGCCAGAATGACTTAGCACCACCACTCCTTCTGATGTCTGAACTCTTAGTCCTGTACTGGAGCCTGTACTCCGAGACGTACCATCCACAATATAGCGGCCAGCATTTCCACCTTCATCTCCAACAGCTGGACAATGGTAAGTGCTGCTTTCCTCCGAGATTGGCTGGTAAATCTGTTTTGGAGGTTGCTTGTCCAGAAAGGGATTTCCAATTGAAGAATTTTGCTTCTCTTCAGATTCAGGCGGATTGCTTACTCGACTGATGACAGAGGTAGGAGTGGAAGAAATAACTGAAATCACAGACTTCTCACTGAAAATCTGCTTTGTTTCAGGGGATGGTATTGAAGCACGATGTCTAACTACAGGCTGAGATGTAACGGAGGACTGCCGGTTATCTTGAGGAACAGTCTTGCTGGTTACCAAATCATGTGAAATATCACTTTCCCTTACAGTATGACCATGCACATTACCAGATTTAGCACTCAGTTCCAACAATGGGACAGTTCTAGGCTTTGTGAGGATTTTGCGCAAATCACCCAAGTTTGTATCATGAGCTGTGGTGTCCGAGGGAAATGTTGGACTCCCCACAGGGGCTACTGATGTCACTGGAGGGGAGAAGACCCCTGCTTCTTTTGGCTGATTAAAACGGTCAGTTGGGGAAACAGAAAGTTTGCTTGGGTATGAGGACAAATTCTTAAGACAAATTCTTGTTGGAGATGAGGGAGATGTGCTCTCATATGAATAAGGCTGATATTTGGATGACGTTGGACTTCTGTTGATAGTTGGTGAGGACTTTGGTATTTCAGGGTCTGCTTTAAGAGGCAGGTCAGGTTCATTTAGAATGTCTGAAGTACAAACTGTTACATTTACACCTTGCTTGGACGAGGAAGTAATGACAACAGTGGTACTTGTTGGTGATTTTTCTGTGACAGAAGGAAGTTCTGCAGGTGTGGATTCTGGTGACTTCACAGGGATGCTCTCAATGTCCAACACTTTATCTTTGATGGGCTTTTTGCTTCCAGCACCCTTTTGGCTTTTAGCCCTCTTTGAGGCTTTAGCTCTACCTTTACACCCCTTTTTGGGAGTGGTTGTGGTCTCTTCCTGAACAACAGCTGTGTTGACAGAGGTTTCTGACACTTCTGAATCTAAAACGGAGCTAATGACTTGTGGAAGCCCGCATGATGTTTCCTCTGATGTAATGGAATCAATGGCAGCAGCAAGCTCAGTTTCACTGGATGGGATGTTGGGCTTTTCTTCTTCTGAGTCACGCTCTGGTTCCCCAGCAAGTTCGGTTAATGGACGTTGTATTTTAGTCAGGTTGCTTTTAAATTGAGGAGAATCTTCTGTCAGCTTTGCAATATTCTCAACAGCTTGCTCAAGCTCCAGCTCTCGAGACAGCGAGGTACCCTGTGGAGCAGTGGGCAAAGCCTCACTTTCACTATTAACATCCTCATTAATAACATCATTTTCCAATTTAGCTTCTAATAACTGCTCCTTTGAAGACATATCAGGTGGACTCTTTTTGGAAAAATCATCATTTACGGTTTCATCTTCACTTGTTTGAAGCATTGCTTTTACCTCTGTCACATCAAGGCGAATTCTAAGGTTTTTAAGAACAAGAGGGTTTTCTTCAGTTATGAGTTTAGAACTTTCTGACATTTTctcaattttgtctttttttccaagTCCAGGTGCTAACGACACATGCACTGGACTTAATCCTTTTTGCGTTTGAGGTGAAAGTTTGCCCTTACCCACTTTGGAAACCCCCTCATTGCTTATCTCATTGCCATCGGACTCTTTGGTCTCAGTTGACTTTGAACGTTCACCTCTTCCTGCTGGTGCATCCTCTGCTTGGCGCCGGTTCTTGGGGGGGCGTCCACGTCTTGAGTTTGTTGGTGTAGATAGGGTCTCTACATCAGATCCCACATCTTTGTCTCCACCACGCTTCCGTGCAACACGAGGCGATTCTGCATCTTTCACAGTCTGTGGAGCAGATTCATCTTCAATTGGGGTAGCATAGACAGAACGTACATTCCTACGCCTTGCCCTAACCGGCACTGTATTTTGCTCTTGTTCCATATCCAAGCTGTGCACAGGAGACTTACTAATCGACTTAGAATCAAATAGTGCCTTGGATGCCTCTCCTCTTGGAGAAGATGAGCGCTTCAGTTTTTCCTTATCAATGCGCTCACTTTTGCGGGTGCTCTGTTTGTCTGGGGTAGCAGGCATAGACATAGCGGTTACCGGTGTGGGAAGTGAAGTCTTGGCCTTTTTATACCTTGATTTTGGAGTGGGTGAAACAGCTTCTTCAACTGCATAATTATCACCACTCTTCTGATCAGCTGTATTGACAGATTCCACCTCTGCAATGGTTGGCTCAGGTACTTTTTCTAATTCCTTTTCAGGTTCCTCAGTAGAGCTATGTGAGGGGGAATACTGTAATTCAGGAAACTTAATTTGAGGCTTAGTCTCTGGTTGTGTGTTACTTATTGATGTGTCACTGCTTGAGAGCTGTTTTATAACAACTTTATTGGCATCATGAGCACTTTCAAATTCATTAGTCTTTAATGACAGTGCCATGTCATCAACCGGAGTCTTTGGCTTTGGGCATTCTGAAGAATTAGACACTGAGGGTTGCTCAAACATAGGCTGTGAAGGCTGAGCTAAGGGTTGTTCAGGctctttttcttcctcttttaTGGAATGCTCAAGCAATTTATGGGAAGAAGCATCAACACATTCCATTTCTACTGATGACAAGGATTCTTTGACCATCAAAACAGGAGATGATATTTGAGCGGCTTGGACAGGACTAGTCTGAGGGTCCTGAACAAGGCTAACTGATGTGCTCTCAGTTTGGTGGATATTGGGTTCGGTTGCATTCTGTTGCTCTTGTGCTTGTTCTTCCTCAGGTATTTTACCTAATCTGGTTCCATCTGTGCTTTCTTCTTGCTTGGTATCTTGAAGGCATTGTTCTTTAGTCTTCTGCTGCTGCAACTTTGTCAGCTCTACAAAAAGGTTATGGAAAAGAACAACTGGTTCTGGGTCAGGCTGCCCCTCAGCTGGACCTTGCTGAGAATACAGATATCCAACACCCTGTTCAGGGTCCTCATGCTTTTTTTCCAGATGTTGGAGACGCCTTGAATCTTGCTCAAAAATAGAACTGTGGAGAAAGCGTGATGCAAACAACTCTCGTCGCTCCTGTTCTTCTGGCTTTGGATCTTCTTTCCTGTCATCCATTTTGTCCTCAGACTCACTTCgaattttcttcttcttcaggtACCATGAGGGTGTTGGTCGTGGTGTTTGCTCCACCTTTTCTGTGTCCTGTCTACTTCTGAAACTGGCAAAATGTGAATCATAGTCAAGGAAAGACCAATTGTCTTCCCTTGAGGAGGACAAAGACTTTGCACGCTCTAACAAAGCTTTAGTATCTGGTGTGATCTGATCATCTGCAAAAGAACGGAATTTGTGTCTCTCCAGAGCGGTTAGTTTAGACTCTGACAATCTTTCTGAACAATGTCTTTCTGAAAAAGAAACTGATGTTGAGGGCATAGGAGAGATGGGTTTATTTTCATGATCCTCTTCAGAGTCTGAACGCACTTCACCAGGCTCCAAGTCAGGCCAAAGTCCATAATCCATGTATTTCTGATTGAGACGCCTTTTCTCAGAGCTTCTTGGAAAGTCTGGCAACAAGTCTTGCTTTAGTCGACTATCCCAGCATCTTTGCTGCTCATCTTGTATAGATGTATTTATCTTCGACATCTGTGGTGTATACATCTGTTTACCAGCAACATCCAGATCTGGCAGAACATTATCCTCAGGTCTAGATGGTTCTTTTATCTCTTTAACAATCATTTGACCATGAGTGTCCATATATTCTTCCTCTCTTTGTTGAGGGGTATGCTGAAATCTTGGGGAGTTTGCGTTATTCCACTCAGTCTCTTCACTTTTTTGCCTGGATGTTCGGTATATCCGCTCTCTCTTAGAGACAATCTCCATGTCAAATGACTCTTGTTTCTTGCTTTTACTTGGGGGAGAACTATCAGTGACATCCTGTGGAGGCTTGCCTACCTCATGCACCAGGCTACGATGTTCAAGATCTTCTGCATCTAAACCCTGAGAAGTTTCTGGTTTTCCTGGTTTATCAGACTCGTGAAGCTGTTGGCGTAGCCTACGATTTTGCTCCATTTGTTTGCGATAGCTCTGGGAAAGGTCAATATTCTCTAGATACTCATCCCTTAATTTTTTGTCCTTATCGGATGCTCCATCGTTTGAATATCGTCTTGATATACGAGGCCCAGGGAAAGTTTTTGAGTCTAAAGCATCAACCTCAGGGAATTCGCCTGTTCGCACTGATGGGCCCAGAGATGTACCCCTCATACTGATATCAAACTCTTCCCTTTCACTGTAATGAGAACTCATCCTCGATTTGGAATGTTCTCTTTTTTGAGCCTCTTTCTCcgtttttaaatcaatatctgTCTCTTTTACAAATCCTGTGTTTGCAACAAAGTCAGCCGGATGGCTAATCCCAGAACCTGGATCATCCTCTAACCGTGCCCTTTTCTGTCGTACAGTTTTCCCACTGGGATCACCAAACCGTCTCTTTCTTGCTGCAAGTCTGTCAGAATCCAAAAGGGAATCTTTACCATCACTACCAGAGTCAGACTTtaagtgttttcttgtttttccTTTGCCATCCCTGTCCAATGACTCACTTTTACCCTGATCAAGACGCTCTCCCTTTTGCGACTCTAGGCGAGTCACATGGTCAGCAGGGGAGGGATCATTGTCCACTTTATTCTTTTGTCTTTCTTGGCATTCTACATCTAAAGCTTTTGTCTTTCCAGAACCTAATTCCAGACTAGCCTCTCTATCTGCTTCAGAATGAGGTACACTGGGTGACTGAACTTTCCCTCTCCTCTGCTTGGCTTTCTCTCCCTTCTCCCTGTTGGACTTGTCTTTGCGTCTGCCACGCTTCTTGTTCTCTGCCCCACTCAAACGCTCGGCCTCAGTCTGCTCTACTT
This region of Xyrauchen texanus isolate HMW12.3.18 chromosome 48, RBS_HiC_50CHRs, whole genome shotgun sequence genomic DNA includes:
- the LOC127639618 gene encoding msx2-interacting protein-like isoform X1, which gives rise to MVRETRHLWVGNLPEHVREEKIVEHFKRYGRVESVKVLRKRGSEGGVAAFVDFVDIKSAQKAHNAVNKMGDRDLRTDYNEPGSVPSAVRGLEDSTPSSSHGREVTGFLRGTVGPVYGPPVSLHTREGRYERRLDGSSDSRDRAYEHSPYGHHERSGTFDRSRHYNTDYYRDRSVFTSGVSSSPAASTISGGFDTPESHFESRIRDPFNLPSSTRRDPYRDDRGRRTDRTYHHRRSRSSHSSQSRHPSPQRSTGQTPKAPHSPNRAPVSPGRGPRSRSRSPSSSSDSVSSTSSTGSGSSDSNSSSSEGSRARSLQSAATHAPPAPPMLTLDSDEPRRSFGIRVQNLPTRSTDTSLKDGLFHEFKKYGKVTSVQIHGASEERYGLVFFRQQEDQEKALNVSKGKLFFGMLIEVTAWNGPETESENEFRPLDGRIDEFHPKATRTLFIGNLEKTTNYQQLLDVFQRFGEIVDIDIKRVNGIPQYAFVQYSDIASVCKAIKKMDGEYLGANRLKLGFGKSMPTACVWLDGLTSNITEQYLTRHFCRYGPVVKVVFDRLKGMALILYNNTDFAQAAVRETKGWKIGGNKIKVDFASQESQMAFYRSMQASGQDIRDFYDIPTERRDERRPPYHEFSTERAYYENVRTPGNYSEDPRREYPGRSRDRYAELDHYQGEHFDPRYHEDPREYRDYRDPFEDIRKYSYIQRERERERERFEADRSRWSPSHQRRPLTPSASPSASDHVSRESERCVYKHSSERSGSCSSLSPPPPQFEKSEKSPVDYKAEGLEPEVEQTEAERLSGAENKKRGRRKDKSNREKGEKAKQRRGKVQSPSVPHSEADREASLELGSGKTKALDVECQERQKNKVDNDPSPADHVTRLESQKGERLDQGKSESLDRDGKGKTRKHLKSDSGSDGKDSLLDSDRLAARKRRFGDPSGKTVRQKRARLEDDPGSGISHPADFVANTGFVKETDIDLKTEKEAQKREHSKSRMSSHYSEREEFDISMRGTSLGPSVRTGEFPEVDALDSKTFPGPRISRRYSNDGASDKDKKLRDEYLENIDLSQSYRKQMEQNRRLRQQLHESDKPGKPETSQGLDAEDLEHRSLVHEVGKPPQDVTDSSPPSKSKKQESFDMEIVSKRERIYRTSRQKSEETEWNNANSPRFQHTPQQREEEYMDTHGQMIVKEIKEPSRPEDNVLPDLDVAGKQMYTPQMSKINTSIQDEQQRCWDSRLKQDLLPDFPRSSEKRRLNQKYMDYGLWPDLEPGEVRSDSEEDHENKPISPMPSTSVSFSERHCSERLSESKLTALERHKFRSFADDQITPDTKALLERAKSLSSSREDNWSFLDYDSHFASFRSRQDTEKVEQTPRPTPSWYLKKKKIRSESEDKMDDRKEDPKPEEQERRELFASRFLHSSIFEQDSRRLQHLEKKHEDPEQGVGYLYSQQGPAEGQPDPEPVVLFHNLFVELTKLQQQKTKEQCLQDTKQEESTDGTRLGKIPEEEQAQEQQNATEPNIHQTESTSVSLVQDPQTSPVQAAQISSPVLMVKESLSSVEMECVDASSHKLLEHSIKEEEKEPEQPLAQPSQPMFEQPSVSNSSECPKPKTPVDDMALSLKTNEFESAHDANKVVIKQLSSSDTSISNTQPETKPQIKFPELQYSPSHSSTEEPEKELEKVPEPTIAEVESVNTADQKSGDNYAVEEAVSPTPKSRYKKAKTSLPTPVTAMSMPATPDKQSTRKSERIDKEKLKRSSSPRGEASKALFDSKSISKSPVHSLDMEQEQNTVPVRARRRNVRSVYATPIEDESAPQTVKDAESPRVARKRGGDKDVGSDVETLSTPTNSRRGRPPKNRRQAEDAPAGRGERSKSTETKESDGNEISNEGVSKVGKGKLSPQTQKGLSPVHVSLAPGLGKKDKIEKMSESSKLITEENPLVLKNLRIRLDVTEVKAMLQTSEDETVNDDFSKKSPPDMSSKEQLLEAKLENDVINEDVNSESEALPTAPQGTSLSRELELEQAVENIAKLTEDSPQFKSNLTKIQRPLTELAGEPERDSEEEKPNIPSSETELAAAIDSITSEETSCGLPQVISSVLDSEVSETSVNTAVVQEETTTTPKKGCKGRAKASKRAKSQKGAGSKKPIKDKVLDIESIPVKSPESTPAELPSVTEKSPTSTTVVITSSSKQGVNVTVCTSDILNEPDLPLKADPEIPKSSPTINRSPTSSKYQPYSYESTSPSSPTRICLKNLSSYPSKLSVSPTDRFNQPKEAGVFSPPVTSVAPVGSPTFPSDTTAHDTNLGDLRKILTKPRTVPLLELSAKSGNVHGHTVRESDISHDLVTSKTVPQDNRQSSVTSQPVVRHRASIPSPETKQIFSEKSVISVISSTPTSVISRVSNPPESEEKQNSSIGNPFLDKQPPKQIYQPISEESSTYHCPAVGDEGGNAGRYIVDGTSRSTGSSTGLRVQTSEGVVVLSHSGQKMEGKHRISAKISQIPPASAVDMESQQLVPMTPIKQELYSASQPPTSKCPLPSDHGHSIKPQPNVSTIKQESALDKLESPYTPVQSGVVKRLQQTPGPSQVMGYHHTEYPMVMKHAKKGDGPESLGVDGVKPAWVSTISPALSPHLPSAAGNHVGFMAGTPTDRAPSLIQPKQEPRSPRKSGHPHSPFAKVSSPIGSSSPKGVSMVLPSGLPTLSQYVPTVHHSEQSVIMPPHNAHVSIGRMSPHRVGPIGHLAQGEVRVNTPPLSMMNYGIHSEGHASSWPPGQQRPTSPQAVGNREMVLKVIPANARSHEGGEEEARRFHAALGRPPAAQLKPESTPAEYRGALHSGLPLERFNISRDMRVLMHHQQSDRPQAELHQGHIPESIAPSTPTSMAASLSPRPHLLAKGVSEKDPAKTSELNRSQSPSSKEGMMAIRSAMHPMTSPQRVQLMPAGAGASFPEYPAMYTNLRPAHTQFADSSPLGMSQSPHSIPQSQGVQEMETSQAQAEAKLDSVGKKPVNMVQLLTKYPIVWQGLLALKNDTAAVQLHFLCGNKALGLRSLPVPESGGMLRIVQRMRLEAQQLEGVARRMTGESDFCLLLAMPCGLDQEDVLNQTQALKSAFINYLQAKLAAGIINVPNPGSNLPAYVLQIFPPCEFSESHLSRLAPDLLSQISSISPHLMIVITSV